A single genomic interval of Granulicella tundricola MP5ACTX9 harbors:
- a CDS encoding RsmE family RNA methyltransferase: protein MRRRWIADHFTPATGHPTHAALTGDQAAHLARVLRAQPGQIFDVVAAGFLHRAEITAVSPERVDFLLHEELESDSALPLHLYLAIFKFDHLEWAIEKATELGAAKITPILARRTEKHLAQAAAKRVERWRRIAHEASQQSRRTSTPEISDPTPLKQALERETAPHRILLSETEQSLTLSTALGAPRLDSETWDGIPSNSQEITHALAIGPEGGWTPEEMSLFTHHQWTHVTLGPRILRAETATIAAIAIAGTFLA from the coding sequence ATGCGCCGCCGCTGGATCGCCGATCACTTCACCCCCGCCACAGGCCACCCTACGCACGCCGCCCTCACCGGCGACCAGGCCGCCCATCTCGCACGCGTCCTCCGCGCCCAGCCCGGCCAGATCTTTGATGTCGTCGCCGCCGGCTTCCTCCACCGCGCGGAGATCACCGCCGTCTCGCCCGAGCGCGTCGACTTCCTCCTCCACGAAGAGCTTGAATCCGATTCAGCCCTGCCACTCCACCTCTACCTCGCCATCTTCAAGTTCGATCACCTCGAATGGGCCATCGAAAAGGCCACCGAACTAGGCGCAGCGAAGATCACCCCCATTCTGGCCCGCCGCACCGAAAAACACCTGGCCCAAGCCGCCGCCAAACGCGTCGAACGCTGGCGTCGCATCGCCCATGAGGCCAGCCAGCAATCCCGCCGCACCTCCACCCCAGAGATCTCAGACCCCACCCCCCTCAAGCAAGCCCTTGAACGCGAGACCGCCCCGCACCGCATCCTCCTCAGCGAAACCGAGCAATCCCTCACCCTCTCCACCGCACTGGGTGCCCCACGTCTCGATTCTGAGACGTGGGATGGAATCCCCTCAAACTCCCAGGAGATCACCCACGCCCTGGCTATAGGTCCCGAAGGCGGCTGGACCCCCGAAGAGATGTCCCTCTTCACCCATCACCAATGGACCCACGTCACCCTGGGCCCCCGCATCCTCCGCGCAGAAACCGCCACCATCGCCGCAATAGCCATAGCCGGCACCTTCCTCGCCTGA
- a CDS encoding AI-2E family transporter has protein sequence MATTPQITSPYPPPEGTPPSPSVVERKSAVRSNIVFFFAMILLFVLGYKLLKELEILYVAALFAVVLMPMVIWITERSIRSYKPSRPVAIILLLLSAVVFLGLFFTIAVPPVLTDLRNFLADLPARIPGAVAHLKKLPLADKIGVDQIAAKAEAVAGATGSYIFSALPNWLSHVFDLLTALFLCIYFMLEGEHAYNFFLSIVPLNSRRRLDVTLKKAELKMSKWLFGQGLLMLILGVTSTIVFGVLHVRYFILLGVLMGLLNIIPIAGGVVTILLAAGVAALDSWTKMAGVFIFYAIYANIENAFLTPRIMKSSVDLMGLTVLVALLLGTALAGIVGALVAVPTAALIAVLLEEYAVQRP, from the coding sequence TTGGCCACCACGCCCCAGATCACCAGCCCGTATCCACCACCCGAGGGCACACCGCCCTCGCCGTCCGTCGTCGAGCGCAAGAGCGCCGTCCGCTCCAACATCGTCTTCTTCTTCGCGATGATCCTGCTCTTCGTCCTGGGCTACAAGCTCCTCAAAGAGCTGGAGATCCTGTATGTCGCGGCGCTCTTCGCCGTGGTGCTCATGCCCATGGTGATCTGGATCACAGAGCGCAGCATCCGCTCGTATAAACCGAGCCGCCCCGTCGCCATCATCCTTCTACTGCTCTCGGCCGTCGTCTTTCTGGGCCTCTTCTTCACCATCGCCGTGCCGCCCGTCCTCACGGACCTGCGCAACTTCCTGGCGGATCTGCCCGCGCGTATCCCGGGTGCGGTCGCCCATCTCAAGAAGCTGCCGCTCGCGGATAAGATCGGCGTAGACCAGATCGCAGCCAAGGCGGAAGCGGTCGCTGGAGCCACCGGCTCGTACATCTTCAGCGCGCTGCCCAACTGGCTCTCACACGTCTTCGATCTCCTCACCGCCCTTTTCCTCTGCATCTACTTCATGCTGGAAGGCGAGCACGCCTACAACTTCTTCCTCTCCATCGTCCCGCTCAACAGCCGTCGCCGCCTGGACGTCACGCTCAAAAAAGCCGAGCTCAAAATGAGCAAGTGGCTCTTCGGCCAAGGTCTGCTGATGCTGATCCTGGGCGTGACCAGCACCATCGTCTTCGGCGTCCTGCATGTCCGATACTTCATCCTGCTCGGCGTCCTGATGGGCCTGCTCAATATCATTCCCATCGCCGGCGGAGTGGTCACCATTCTGCTTGCAGCCGGAGTGGCCGCGCTGGACTCCTGGACCAAGATGGCCGGCGTTTTCATCTTCTACGCCATCTACGCCAACATAGAGAACGCCTTCCTCACCCCACGCATCATGAAGTCGTCGGTCGACCTCATGGGCCTGACGGTCCTCGTCGCCCTGCTCCTGGGCACGGCCCTCGCAGGCATCGTAGGAGCCCTGGTAGCCGTCCCCACCGCAGCCCTCATCGCCGTCCTGCTGGAAGAGTACGCAGTCCAACGCCCCTAG
- a CDS encoding shikimate kinase produces MTATKPAQTTFTPAAVPATLQRIILTGFMGAGKTSVGRLLAEQLGWAFLDLDEHLETRANATIPELFARDGEARFRRIESSALANALSHTHTVIALGGGAPEQLTNRLLLEQTPNTHIIFLDAPFPVLFDRCMLQSFASPDHIRPLLASPEQAEARFLTRQPIYRRLARLTLSTADLTTQQAVDQLLSSLTTEN; encoded by the coding sequence ATGACCGCCACCAAACCCGCCCAGACCACCTTCACCCCCGCAGCCGTCCCCGCAACCTTGCAACGCATCATCCTCACCGGCTTCATGGGCGCGGGTAAGACCTCCGTAGGCCGTCTGCTGGCGGAGCAGCTCGGCTGGGCCTTCCTGGATCTGGACGAGCACCTCGAAACCCGCGCCAACGCCACCATCCCCGAGCTCTTCGCGCGTGATGGCGAAGCCCGTTTCCGCCGCATCGAATCCTCCGCCCTTGCCAACGCCCTCTCGCACACCCACACCGTCATCGCCCTCGGCGGCGGCGCACCGGAGCAGCTCACCAACCGCCTCCTGCTGGAGCAGACGCCCAACACCCACATCATCTTCCTGGACGCGCCGTTCCCCGTCCTCTTCGACCGCTGCATGCTCCAGTCCTTCGCCTCGCCAGACCACATCCGCCCCCTCCTCGCCTCACCCGAGCAGGCCGAAGCCCGCTTCCTCACCCGCCAGCCCATCTACCGCCGCCTCGCCCGCCTCACCCTCTCCACCGCCGACCTCACCACCCAGCAGGCCGTCGATCAACTCCTATCGTCACTGACAACTGAGAACTGA
- a CDS encoding DUF1223 domain-containing protein gives MKQVAIWLAAVSISGAAWGQMTPAIRPNAVLVELFTSEGCSSCPPADAVLAKLNATRGAGEDGPLIVGLSEHVTYWNRLGWADPFSQELFTSRQNGYGSRMRLDSVYTPQVVVDGTRELVGSDEAGILRAVQASGKAGGVGLKIASAVAGHDGVKVSFEVTGAVPKGAEVYAVVAQDMASTKVQRGENAGRTLKHVSIARNLVRVGALDRAGSREVELPLPEMVEGGRHLVLFVQEAGLGRVLAVEEHAL, from the coding sequence ATGAAGCAAGTGGCGATCTGGCTGGCGGCGGTTTCAATCAGTGGTGCGGCATGGGGGCAGATGACGCCAGCGATCAGGCCGAATGCGGTGCTGGTGGAGCTGTTTACCTCTGAGGGCTGTTCAAGCTGTCCACCTGCGGATGCGGTGCTGGCGAAGCTGAATGCCACGCGCGGCGCAGGAGAGGATGGGCCGCTGATCGTTGGCTTGAGCGAGCATGTGACGTACTGGAATCGGCTGGGGTGGGCTGATCCGTTCTCGCAGGAGCTGTTTACGAGCCGCCAGAACGGCTACGGCAGCCGGATGCGGCTGGACAGCGTGTATACGCCGCAGGTGGTCGTGGACGGGACGCGGGAGTTGGTGGGCAGCGATGAGGCGGGTATTCTGCGCGCTGTCCAGGCCTCCGGCAAGGCGGGTGGAGTGGGTTTGAAGATCGCCTCGGCTGTGGCGGGACACGACGGCGTGAAGGTGAGCTTTGAGGTGACCGGCGCGGTGCCGAAGGGCGCGGAGGTGTACGCGGTGGTAGCGCAGGATATGGCTTCGACGAAGGTGCAGCGGGGGGAGAATGCTGGGCGGACGTTGAAGCATGTGTCGATTGCGCGGAATCTGGTGCGGGTGGGGGCGCTGGACAGGGCTGGAAGCCGTGAGGTGGAGCTGCCGCTGCCGGAGATGGTGGAGGGCGGACGTCACCTGGTGCTGTTCGTGCAGGAGGCTGGACTGGGGCGGGTGCTCGCGGTGGAGGAGCATGCGCTTTAG
- a CDS encoding ABC-F family ATP-binding cassette domain-containing protein — MPPILNAQGVSKRFGAVPLFEEISFPVSEGDRIGLIGPNGAGKSTLLKVLAGEEDPDTGDVATRKRARIGYIRQESTFADRLTVRDVLEKAVEAAGVPEAEREGRLQETSGRTGFPDMTAEAARLSGGWRKRLAIAEAIVSGPDVLLLDEPTNHLDLAGIAWLEETLKSAPFACVLVSHDRYFLENVATEIVELNKVYADGLLRVKGTYTQFLEGKEQYLEAQSKLQDALKNRVKIETEWLRRGPKARTTKSKARIDSAQDLIGQLKEVNQRVQTSTAGIDFSATDRQTKRLVEFEGVSCTLGEGANARKIVENLDFLITSGMRVGLVGPNGSGKTTLLRLLREEIKPDTGEIKKAAFLKVVYFSQTRELDESVTLRRALAPDSDSVVYQGRVVHVASYATKFLFTSEQLNQPVERLSGGERARVLIAKLMLEPADLLLLDEPTNDLDIATLEILEESLLEYTGALVLVTHDRFMLDRVSTVVLGLDGKGGAERFGDYSQWEQWKGVKIEEAIVPGSSASAAGGGNDKGGKKKLSYLEAREYAGIEALVDKAEERLNAARDVLDDPSVATNAEALTKALHEMEQAQTEADGLYQRWAELTEKAG; from the coding sequence ATGCCTCCTATTTTGAACGCCCAGGGAGTTTCGAAACGCTTTGGGGCTGTACCGCTTTTTGAAGAGATATCGTTTCCTGTTTCAGAGGGCGATCGGATTGGACTGATCGGGCCGAACGGCGCGGGCAAGTCCACCTTACTGAAGGTTCTGGCAGGCGAAGAAGACCCTGACACGGGCGACGTGGCGACGCGCAAGCGTGCGCGCATCGGGTACATCCGCCAGGAGTCCACGTTTGCCGATAGGCTGACGGTTCGCGATGTGCTGGAGAAGGCTGTCGAAGCCGCCGGCGTGCCGGAGGCCGAGCGTGAAGGCCGGCTGCAGGAGACCAGCGGCCGTACCGGCTTCCCGGATATGACGGCTGAGGCTGCACGGCTGAGCGGAGGCTGGCGCAAGCGGCTTGCGATCGCCGAGGCGATTGTCAGCGGGCCGGATGTGCTGCTGCTCGACGAGCCGACGAACCATCTGGATCTCGCCGGCATCGCGTGGCTGGAGGAGACGCTGAAGTCGGCTCCGTTTGCATGCGTGCTGGTCAGCCATGACCGTTATTTTCTGGAGAATGTGGCGACGGAGATCGTCGAACTGAACAAGGTCTATGCCGACGGGCTGCTGCGCGTGAAGGGGACCTATACGCAGTTCCTGGAGGGCAAGGAGCAGTATCTTGAGGCGCAAAGCAAGCTGCAGGATGCGCTGAAGAATCGCGTGAAGATCGAGACGGAGTGGCTGCGCCGTGGGCCGAAGGCTCGGACGACGAAGTCGAAGGCACGGATCGATAGCGCGCAGGATCTGATCGGACAGTTGAAGGAGGTCAATCAGCGTGTGCAGACCTCGACTGCTGGGATTGATTTTTCTGCGACCGACCGTCAGACGAAGCGGCTGGTTGAGTTTGAAGGCGTGAGCTGCACGCTTGGCGAAGGTGCCAACGCGCGGAAGATCGTAGAGAACCTGGACTTCCTGATTACGAGCGGTATGCGTGTGGGCCTGGTAGGGCCGAATGGCAGCGGCAAGACGACGCTGCTGCGGTTGCTGCGGGAGGAGATCAAGCCGGATACGGGTGAGATCAAGAAGGCTGCGTTCCTGAAGGTCGTTTACTTCTCGCAGACGCGTGAGCTGGATGAATCGGTGACGCTGCGGCGTGCACTGGCGCCGGACTCTGACTCCGTCGTCTATCAGGGCCGGGTGGTGCATGTGGCCTCTTATGCGACGAAGTTTCTGTTCACCTCTGAGCAGTTGAACCAGCCTGTGGAGCGGTTGAGCGGAGGCGAGCGTGCGCGTGTGTTGATCGCGAAGCTGATGCTGGAGCCCGCGGATCTGTTGCTGCTGGATGAGCCTACGAACGACCTGGACATTGCCACGCTGGAGATCCTTGAGGAGAGCCTGCTGGAGTACACGGGCGCGCTGGTGCTGGTGACGCACGACCGCTTCATGCTGGATCGTGTGTCGACCGTGGTGCTGGGGCTCGATGGCAAGGGCGGCGCGGAACGCTTCGGCGACTACTCTCAGTGGGAGCAGTGGAAGGGCGTGAAGATCGAGGAAGCGATCGTGCCCGGAAGCTCCGCGTCTGCTGCCGGCGGGGGCAACGACAAGGGCGGGAAGAAGAAGCTCTCTTATCTTGAAGCTCGCGAGTATGCGGGGATCGAGGCGCTTGTCGATAAGGCTGAGGAGCGCT